From the Candidatus Sulfotelmatobacter sp. genome, the window AGTCTTCGATCTGCTGGTGCAGCATCGGCAAGCTCACCGCCCCGTTGCCGAGCACCGCGTCGTGGAAGGCGCGGATGTCGAAGCGTGTCCCGAGCCGCTGCCTGGCCTCGTCGCGCAGGCTGAGGATCTCGAGCTGCCCCATCTTGTAGGCGAGCGCCTGGCCCGGCCAGGTGATGTAGCGATCCACCTCGTTCTCGACGTTGTTCTGCGCCAGACAGGTGTTCTTCATCATGTAATCGATCGCCTGCTGGCGGCTCCAGCCCATCGCGTGAATGCCGGTGTCCACGACCAGCCGGCACGAACGCCACGCGTCGTACGACAGCATGCCGATGCGATCGAGATCGCTGGAGTAGAGCCCCATCTCGTCGGCCAGCCGCTCCGAATACAGGGCCCAGCCCTCGACGAACGCGGTGACGCCGAGGTTGCGGCGGAACTCGGGAATGTCCTTCAGCTCCTGAGCGATCGCGATCTGCAGATGATGTCCCGGAATCGACTCATGGAACGCGAGCGCTTCCGCCTCGTAGCGAGGCCGCGTGGTGGGCTCGTAGGTATTGATCATGTAATACCCGGGCCGGCTGCCGTCGGGTGCGGCTTCGCGGTAGTAGGCGATGGTCGAGTTGGGCGCTTCGTGCATGCCCATCACCTTGACCTGGCAATCCGCCTTGGGCAGGCGCCCGAACCAGCCGGGAATCGCGGCCTTGGCGCGGGCCAGCGTCGCGCGCGCCTTGGCTTCGATCTCGTCGGCCGACGAGAATTGCATCTGGGGATCGGTGCGCAGGCGCTTCTGAATCTCGGCAATGTCCGAGGTGCCGAAGACTTTCTGCCCCAATTCCCTCAACTCGAGCCTGAAATGGTCGACCTGATCG encodes:
- a CDS encoding DUF885 domain-containing protein — translated: VIDPTRPGWSPAAREQFARELTGVADSVVKPAYVRYRAFLATSIQPVARSDEKAGLGSLPGGVACYRKLIRVHTSLDRTPEDLHRVGLDQVDHFRLELRELGQKVFGTSDIAEIQKRLRTDPQMQFSSADEIEAKARATLARAKAAIPGWFGRLPKADCQVKVMGMHEAPNSTIAYYREAAPDGSRPGYYMINTYEPTTRPRYEAEALAFHESIPGHHLQIAIAQELKDIPEFRRNLGVTAFVEGWALYSERLADEMGLYSSDLDRIGMLSYDAWRSCRLVVDTGIHAMGWSRQQAIDYMMKNTCLAQNNVENEVDRYITWPGQALAYKMGQLEILSLRDEARQRLGTRFDIRAFHDAVLGNGAVSLPMLHQQIEDWIVAQENTPPVIRK